The DNA window caaaaatggtaaaattttgGATATAGTTAACTCACTTTCGACATGAGAAGGATGTTTTTCGCATGCTCTCCTAGCAATTTTCGGACCTCCACGAGGTCTGAACCTTTGCGAACAAAGGATAGCGCGATAATGTCAATCTTATTGGGAATTCCCCATTGCAAAATATCCTCTTTATCCTTTTCAGTTAAAGTGGGAAGATCAACAATTACACCAGGAAGATTGACATTCTTTTTCTCACCAAGAAATGCAGAATTTTCGCAACAGCACCGAACCATGCCATTCTCCTTGTCACAGGACAAAACTCTAAGAGAAATTGTGCCATCAGAACACAAAATAACACTCCCAGGATTCACATCTTCAGCCAATTTCTTATAGCTCATACAGATCATGTTCTCATCACCCTTCAAGCTATAGTCAGTCGAGATGATAATCTCTTGACCCTGCGTAAGCTGTATAGGCTTCCCATCCTTCAAAAACCCAGTTCGAATTTCAGGTCCCTGCAATATTGGTCATCATTAGTCAAGTCAAAATACTATTAAGCACAATCACAAATTGAAAACATTAGTACGAGAAACTTGTCGAGTCCTGTATTTCAAAATTTCGTTTCCGTACCCGAAAACCTTTGAAACTCCAAAAACCTTATATTCATAAACAATTCTTACACAAATTCTGTTTCCGAGCAACATAGCGCATAATCATAGGCATACATAACATCGAAAAGCTTGGAATATCAAGCTGATCAAGCAACACTATTGATTTGTCCTAAATAAAATCAACTTTTTCATGATAAATTGTAAATTCGAAAAGCTTGGTAATTTCAAACTGATAAAACAAAACCATTGATTTGTCCTAAATAaaatcaactttttttgataaattgtaaTCCATATATACTAAACAAAACcctgaaattaaaattaagacaTTGTAAGAGGAAAAGAGAAAAGATTATACCTTGGTATCCAACATGACAGCACAGAGAATACCAGTATTAATCATGGAAATTCTAAGATTATCAAGAGTCTCCTGATGATAAGAATGAGTTCCATGAGAGAAGTTGAAACGAGCCACATTCATACCAGCCCTTAAAAGCTTTTCTAGGGCATCAACAGATCTTGATTGTGGCCCTAATGTGCAaactatttttgtttttggCCTCTTTTCTCCTCCTGCCGCCATTGTTGTGCCCTTTCCGTTCAATAAAATCTCCATTATTAGGGTTTTTTTTGTCTGGAAAAGTTTTTAAGAACGTGGGGTTTGAATAGGGTTTAAGAGCAAATAGAGAGGTTGAGTTTAAATAGGAGACTGAGAATAAACCGAATTGGAAAAGGAAACAAATTTTATGATATTTCAATCCATCTCGTTTGTTGTAGGgtatcttttttcttttcttggaaGGCAAACAAAGAAATATTTATTGGggagtttttctttttatgttggttttgaaataaataagcGTAAAGGATCATTCCGGTCATTGAATTTATAGACCGGATCGTATGAATTAAATTTcgtatattttgataatttaatttataactctctaaactaaaatcaatttttctcaaaaaaaaaaaaaaaaaaaatcaactatgGAAAGTAagtgtaaaaatattttaatttaaaatatttgtatagaAATTATTATCCATTTCTATTTATAAATCCTTCTGTCTCATTTTGTTTCACTTTTAACACTTTCTCGAGAGTGTCACTTTCATATTAACACATACTAATATTAATGAGTCTATTAGATAGattaatatgtaaaattaatGATGCATCTGACCATATCATATTTCCAATGCAAAAAaatggtttaaattttttatctatCGCATTATATGTATTCTTAATAAATGACAATTGAAATGAGACAGATggagtaattatattttacattttagcctttaaaaaaattatattttacatgcTCCAAAAAATATATACTCCCTCTGATAAGCCTTTTggacaaaatttgaaaattaaaaaaatataattaagcggttaaaataaagtttttatcaattttttcaactttatacttttataacttttaagATGTATAAACATCAAATAGTATATAAATAACTagttttttgaattaaaaaaaacgaactatttttttattcgaatatgaaacaattaatttatttgttgatAACCATATACATTTATTatgaataaatataattttaaaattttaaattgtttatcaattataaaatgtgataaaaataaaaataaaatggccTATCAAATTTGAACGAAAAGAGTAATAGTTATGCAATGGATATTAATATACAACACAAACATacccattttttttttcttttttctttttttatgttaaaagcTAAAACATCATTCACTATAAACAAAACTCGGTCGTCCATTCTTTTCATCCAATAATGGTGAATGATATCAACAAAGAATAACTTAAAGAGTACAAACAGAACCCATAAGTTTATATACTCCTCTACATTAATTGCAATACATTAATTTAGACCGCTCCTTTGTTTAAGGCATAGTCTTTAAAAAGTTGAAGATAGAATATGTAACAGTGTGAAAATAGAAAAGAGTATTGCTAAATATCCTTTAATGCGTGCAAATCAAGCTCCATCAAAATTTCCTCCATTTTCatcaaattctttttaaaaatatctataaGAAGAAAAGTCTCTATACCGGGCCAAAACAATGGTAAATGATCTAAATTCCGACTATTTTAGCGAAAATTAGTAATACTAAATTAACTCCAGTTGAAAATTCTCAAACTTTTTTCTCGGCCATATGTGAGAATAAGCTGGAGTTGGAGACTCGATAAGGGGTTTGAGAGTATAAGCTGAAAAGATATTTGTATATGTATTAGATGAGGTTAAGCACCCTGGCGTAAGAAATAAactagagagagagagagagagagagagaatcaAAGACCTCTGGAGCATATGCTAATGGATATGCGTAGCCTACAACTCGTCATGGGCATCTCGTTGTTCTTTGAGCATATCTTCAAGTTTATGCTTCAATTCCTGTTACATACACCATTTTATTCTTATAAAATGCTTGAAGCCAAAAACGGCGAAAGGATATTTTTAAGAGTAGATTATATGTATAGAATTTAGAAATTTGGGATCTTTTAGAAAATGGAAATAAAACGCAGTAACTTAGGATTTGAGAAGTTTCTATGCAGCATGGCTTGTAAGAATAAcatgttttaaaagaaaatgtagAATATTAGCCGCTTAATGCTACCTCAAGTTTTTCTTCTAGACAAAGAACAGGTGTGGTCATCAAAGCTGTGTATCTGCCAAGAAAAAGAAAGCAATGAGAAACATAATTTACGCATAAGAACTGAAGGGCGCAAGGGAAGGGAGAGGGAAAGAGTGGTGTACTCGCAGCGACTTGGTTCATCGATATCAGTCAGCTCGGTTTTCAGTCCACACCTAAGCTTCACctgttaaaaattaaatgggTCAATTGGAAAATATCTTAATATGATTGAGAAGATATTTGGAAGTGATTCGGATTTCATAAAGATGAAGAGCTATTAAGTCAAAATTCGACCACTAGATGATTAAACACATTGCAAACGATATGCTGATGGGTGGACGACATGCCAACAGGAACTGAACTATTGAACTGACCCACAAACAGGAAAATTATCTTAAAGATACTATGGGACCATTTACATCAGAAGTTCATAAAATCTTAGACAACTCCATTACCTTTAGACTTCTATCAGGTCCACTCCAGCATTTCTGGCCATTTGAAAACACCATGACGCGATatgaattttcaaatttttcccAATCCCTATATAGAGGAGAGCAgaaaaaagaaggaagaataatAAATCTTTCAGCATTAGGACATTTGATTTAAAACAAGTACAACCAACCTCAGCCACAAACAAATCAGATTTTCTTCTTTCCATGTATTCAAGTTACTACTAACATTTCATTAATGTATGAGTATTTTCAAAGCTTCAAAGTTTCATCTCATCGATGCATGTGTATAAAAACTTCGTTCAATGTTCAATCATCATTATCCAGCAGAAGTTCCAGGCTTTGCCATCAATGACCAGAAAGGGACTAAAGTGTACGTTCAAACAGATGAAAAATATAGCAGTGAAGTAGAACAGAATGCCTACTTATATCTATTATAAAGCACAATAAAATGCCACCAACACATACCCTAATTGGGTTTTATGGTAGCCCTCCTCCTGGGATGCTTCTTTAAATGGGCAAACTTTATACACATACCTGAAATGAAGAACAGTGAAGCAAAACTAAAGTACTTTATTTTCACAATCCCATGACATAACGAAAGAAAATAAGCAAAAATCACAGAAAAGAAATGGATGACAAGAAGTTAGAGGAAAAGAGAAGAAATTATTACTTGTCCTCCTTGGTTTCAAAGCATTTATCATACATTGTGTAGAACTCATTCTCTTTACCTGGAGTTTAATAGATAGATATGAGCAAGCTAAGAAAAGTACAATTACATTCTTATAAAAATGAAGCCTGTTGCTAATTCAAAGTCATTCTTGTTCACAAATACCAAAGTCATGTTTTAACTTTTCTGTCAAACTTGATATCCTTGCCTCTATATCGGACAACCTTGTAGTGGAATCATCAAACTCCTTCCTAATGCGATCTGCCTCTGCAAAAGCAACAGTGCAAGAAAATGAACTTTCATGCGTCTACCATAGTCAAAGCTACCATTCATATACAGAGAGGACTTGCTCTTACCTAATTTATCTACAGGAGATGgtgaaactttaattaactGAAAAATGTTTCGAGCAGtattttttatccttttaaACAATGATGGGATACTCAAGGAGGATATCCCTGAAGACATCAGGAAAGAGAAATCAATGAGTACTCAAGGAACCAAAAAGTATAGATTGCCGAGGGAAGGATTAaggaatgataaataataaaaaaatcgacCTTTTTCCTCCTCCAAGAGAGACTTGTATATGGAATTGGAACTTTCGGGATCATTTCCTGTAGAAAATTCCTTGTCATTACTGTTATCATAAACTTCATCATTAGTGCTCTCTGAAGTCTCCTTGCTGCTTCCATGGTTATTTTCAGAATCATGCTCATCTTCCTGGTTTCCAGTGTTTCCTCCCATCCAGCGTGAAGCAACAACGCGACCAAGCTCTTCTCCTGACAAGCCCTCGGTACTTTTAGATTCATCATCTGATATCTTTGCCATATTTCCATATTCCTCTTTCTCATGCTGAAAGCAATATAAATAATTCAGAATTAAGACAAACTCCTGCAATCATCTTCAAACATCAAGTACTAACTAAATACAATTAAATGTTGCACCATTCTAGAATGAGGCTGTCTATAACTCACAGGAAATAGAAGGaacaacaaaataaaacttaatgtttcaccattttaacaacCCCAAATTCTTGTGACCGAGACAGGTGGTCCATGATTATGAATGGTTAGCTAGTCACTGTCACTTCTGCTAATTCATGTGAAAATTGTTTTGACAGTTGGCCAATAtcaattattttagaatttcaGATCTTTTGGGAAAAGAAATCATAATTGAAAACAGTGAGACAACATGGATTTCCATCAAACCATGACTGATTCCTACTGGGatataaaatgattattttcCTATCCCTCTATGATTCATCCTTTTCATTCATGCTGCAGTAAGATTTTTCTTTTCCAAGTTCATCCATGCTTAACTTAtttaagagtttaagattatTGGTTTCACAtttcttaaaaacaaaacaaaagtttatTAGGAAAAAAATCTTAGCAAATCAAGCCTGTTAATTTTAAAAACGGACCAGAAATCTTTCATGTTAGTAAGATTGAAGCAGTCACATGAGCTCTGATTGTGGCTTCCATCTTACTAAGCCAAGGTGATTGGTTTAGCTTTGCAATTGCTTGAGTGCATATACTATTGCAATATACTATAGTCCAAGTAGAGTGTAAACTAACCTTATCTAGTGGCAGTTCATCTACTGTCCCGATTTGATCATCAGCAGAGCTAGAGGTTTTCTTTTGTTCATCATCAGAACTGTCTCCAGCCTCATCCTCAACAAGTGTTTTAGACAGCTCTTTGTTTTCTTCCTCAAGTCGTTCTTTTACCTCTGCTTTATTCtgctcttctttttctttctctacgCGTTCTTTTTCCTCCGCCTTCTCAATTTGCTCCTTGTATACTACATTAAAGGTCAAATAATTGATACAAGATACTAAGATAGGCAAAAACTATCGGATACGATACAAGGCCAAAACCTCATTGTTCCATCATAAGTATTTTCTTTTAAGTATCAAAGATCAAATTGGACACAATTCCTTTCCTTCAAGAAAAATACGGACTAAACACATAtcgtattaattaatttgttttatgcTTCACAATACTTCTAGAATATCAATTATAACTAAGTTGCTTTTCTTTTAGATGATCGTTTAGGATGAAAATCACTACATTTAAGTTCCTCTACACCATGTTTTTCCACCTTCCATCtaatcattttcttttcttcccAGCCCTCTTCATGAAACTAAAACAAATCTTAAGTAAGCACGGAATATCTAGTTGATCTGGCTTCCAATTATAGTCGTAGCAATTTTCTTCATATATAGATACAAGTGCATCAGTTTACATTTACGACTATTAGTGCTATGTGATATGCCTTGTCTGTCCATATAAATTAGTAAACACATGTCATTTTGCTATGGATTAAAATGCACGATCAAAGAATATAAGATAGCCTAAACTAGAGTGGCAGTTACAATAAGTTATTTCTTTATGTCTAAGTGAGTTCAACCTACAATGTAAGATAGAATTAGGATGATCAAGTAATACCCTGGAGCTGTTTGACAACTCTTTTTAGAGTTTTCTCTTCATTTTTCAATATCGACAATTCCTCCTTATCACTGGCTATTTCATGTTTTGCTTGTCCAATTTCCATTTTCCGTAAGGGGACACCTTCTTTATACATGTCAATCTTTTTCTGCAATTTCTCTCGGGCCGCTTTGCCAACTTCCCAGCATGTATTTAGACACTTAGTTTTACCATCATAT is part of the Mercurialis annua linkage group LG3, ddMerAnnu1.2, whole genome shotgun sequence genome and encodes:
- the LOC126671129 gene encoding glucosidase 2 subunit beta-like isoform X1, which produces MKMYKLWFFFSIGIIISLIKSSSSSSVSLLGIPPQDEDYFKKETINCENGSKKFTIAQLNDDFCDCPDGTDEPGTSACPQGKFFCRNVGHVPISLPSSRVNDDICDCCDGSDEYDGKTKCLNTCWEVGKAAREKLQKKIDMYKEGVPLRKMEIGQAKHEIASDKEELSILKNEEKTLKRVVKQLQVYKEQIEKAEEKERVEKEKEEQNKAEVKERLEEENKELSKTLVEDEAGDSSDDEQKKTSSSADDQIGTVDELPLDKHEKEEYGNMAKISDDESKSTEGLSGEELGRVVASRWMGGNTGNQEDEHDSENNHGSSKETSESTNDEVYDNSNDKEFSTGNDPESSNSIYKSLLEEEKGISSLSIPSLFKRIKNTARNIFQLIKVSPSPVDKLEADRIRKEFDDSTTRLSDIEARISSLTEKLKHDFGKENEFYTMYDKCFETKEDKYVYKVCPFKEASQEEGYHKTQLGDWEKFENSYRVMVFSNGQKCWSGPDRSLKVKLRCGLKTELTDIDEPSRCEYTALMTTPVLCLEEKLEELKHKLEDMLKEQRDAHDEL
- the LOC126671129 gene encoding glucosidase 2 subunit beta-like isoform X3, encoding MKMYKLWFFFSIGIIISLIKSSSSSSVSLLGIPPQDEDYFKKETINCENGSKKFTIAQLNDDFCDCPDGTDEPGTSACPQGKFFCRNVGHVPISLPSSRVNDDICDCCDGSDEYDGKTKCLNTCWEVGKAAREKLQKKIDMYKEGVPLRKMEIGQAKHEIASDKEELSILKNEEKTLKRVVKQLQVYKEQIEKAEEKERVEKEKEEQNKAEVKERLEEENKELSKTLVEDEAGDSSDDEQKKTSSSADDQIGTVDELPLDKHEKEEYGNMAKISDDESKSTEGLSGEELGRVVASRWMGGNTGNQEDEHDSENNHGSSKETSESTNDEVYDNSNDKEFSTGNDPESSNSIYKSLLEEEKGISSLSIPSLFKRIKNTARNIFQLIKVSPSPVDKLEADRIRKEFDDSTTRLSDIEVKRMSSTQCMINALKPRRTSMCIKFAHLKKHPRRRATIKPN
- the LOC126671129 gene encoding glucosidase 2 subunit beta-like isoform X2 — translated: MKMYKLWFFFSIGIIISLIKSSSSSSVSLLGIPPQDEDYFKKETINCENGSKKFTIAQLNDDFCDCPDGTDEPGTSACPQGKFFCRNVGHVPISLPSSRVNDDICDCCDGSDEYDGKTKCLNTCWEVGKAAREKLQKKIDMYKEGVPLRKMEIGQAKHEIASDKEELSILKNEEKTLKRVVKQLQVYKEQIEKAEEKERVEKEKEEQNKAEVKERLEEENKELSKTLVEDEAGDSSDDEQKKTSSSADDQIGTVDELPLDKHEKEEYGNMAKISDDESKSTEGLSGEELGRVVASRWMGGNTGNQEDEHDSENNHGSSKETSESTNDEVYDNSNDKEFSTGNDPESSNSIYKSLLEEEKGISSLSIPSLFKRIKNTARNIFQLIKVSPSPVDKLEADRIRKEFDDSTTRLSDIEARISSLTEKLKHDFGKENEFYTMYDKCFETKEDNFASLFFISGMCIKFAHLKKHPRRRATIKPN